A stretch of the Bradyrhizobium sp. CCBAU 53351 genome encodes the following:
- a CDS encoding histidine phosphatase family protein: MRRLMLLRHAKTETDAPSGRDQDRRLDDRGHRDAAQIGDWIATHPPFPDTVLVSHAVRARQTWDTAWAAMKDRVPVPQVEILPELYGADPAQILDSIRTATAPANPRQLLLVAHNPGMHEAALMLMGGGDPAGAKALADNLPTSGLAIFDFDVKDWGDVAYRRGKLVLFTSPKLLRSA; this comes from the coding sequence ATGCGCCGTTTGATGCTGCTGCGTCACGCCAAGACAGAGACTGACGCGCCGAGCGGCCGTGACCAGGACCGCCGCCTCGACGACCGCGGCCATAGGGATGCCGCGCAGATCGGCGACTGGATCGCCACCCATCCGCCCTTCCCCGATACCGTGCTGGTGTCGCACGCCGTCCGTGCCAGGCAGACCTGGGACACCGCCTGGGCGGCGATGAAGGACCGCGTCCCGGTGCCGCAGGTCGAGATCCTGCCGGAACTCTACGGCGCCGATCCCGCGCAGATTCTGGACTCCATTCGCACTGCAACGGCCCCTGCCAATCCCAGGCAATTGCTGCTGGTCGCCCATAATCCCGGCATGCACGAGGCCGCGCTGATGCTGATGGGCGGCGGCGATCCTGCCGGTGCCAAGGCGCTCGCCGACAATCTGCCCACCTCGGGGCTTGCGATCTTCGACTTTGACGTCAAGGATTGGGGTGACGTGGCCTACCGCCGCGGCAAACTGGTGCTGTTCACCAGCCCCAAGCTGCTTCGATCGGCTTGA
- a CDS encoding universal stress protein, with protein MFKSILVPIDLADTDLAKPAIATAATLSQTWSGQVRLLNVLPMTPVMLAEYVPADFDEQQRQTSEEALAIVARESGIDPARISSVVRQGGIYHEILEEAVHMKADLIVMTSHRPAMRTYFLGSNAGHVVRYAKCSVLVVRH; from the coding sequence ATGTTCAAGTCCATCCTCGTGCCCATCGACCTCGCCGACACCGATCTGGCCAAGCCGGCGATCGCGACCGCGGCCACGCTGTCGCAGACCTGGAGCGGCCAGGTGCGGCTGCTCAACGTGCTGCCGATGACGCCGGTGATGCTGGCCGAATACGTGCCGGCCGATTTCGACGAGCAGCAGCGCCAGACCTCGGAGGAGGCGCTCGCCATCGTCGCGCGCGAGTCCGGCATCGACCCCGCCCGCATCTCCAGCGTGGTCCGCCAGGGCGGCATCTACCACGAGATCTTGGAGGAAGCCGTGCACATGAAGGCCGATCTGATCGTGATGACCTCGCACCGGCCGGCGATGCGCACCTATTTCCTCGGCTCCAACGCCGGCCACGTCGTGCGCTACGCAAAATGCTCGGTGCTGGTTGTGAGGCACTAG
- a CDS encoding alpha/beta fold hydrolase, whose translation MTLLRTRSPSLVSNSLSAARQYPALAAVAGIGAVLLGTALINRQLARKAQRDNPPQGRFIEVNGVRLHYVERGNGRPLVLFHGNGSMIQDFESSGLIDLAAKNYRVIVFDRPGFGHSLRPRNAVWTPETQADLFREALGRLDVQRAIVLGHSWGASLAVALAIRHASLVEALVLASGYYFPTARTDATASLAPAIPGLGDIISYTISPIFGRLMWPVMLRKLFGPRKVPEKFADFPKAMAVRPAQMLASAAEAALMVPAAFVAAKTYSELRMPTIIIGGEDDRLIDIEKQSVRLHEEIKQSKLHRIAGVGHMVHQSATPDLMAAIDEAAAATLH comes from the coding sequence ATGACCTTGCTGCGCACACGCTCCCCTTCGCTCGTCTCCAACTCGCTCAGTGCCGCAAGGCAATATCCCGCGCTCGCCGCTGTTGCTGGAATTGGAGCGGTGCTTCTGGGGACAGCTCTCATCAATCGCCAGCTTGCCAGGAAGGCACAACGCGATAATCCGCCACAGGGGCGGTTCATCGAGGTCAATGGCGTGCGTCTGCACTATGTAGAGCGCGGCAACGGCCGGCCACTGGTGCTCTTTCATGGCAACGGCAGCATGATCCAGGACTTCGAGTCGAGCGGCTTGATTGATCTGGCCGCCAAAAACTACCGGGTTATCGTCTTCGACCGCCCGGGATTCGGACATAGCTTGCGGCCCCGCAATGCGGTTTGGACCCCTGAGACCCAGGCAGATCTGTTCAGGGAAGCACTCGGCCGTCTGGACGTTCAGCGCGCGATTGTGCTGGGGCACTCATGGGGAGCGTCGCTCGCAGTGGCGCTGGCGATCAGGCATGCATCGCTGGTCGAAGCATTGGTGCTGGCGTCGGGATATTATTTCCCGACCGCCCGCACCGACGCCACGGCCTCTTTGGCACCTGCAATCCCTGGACTCGGCGATATCATCAGTTACACAATATCCCCGATCTTCGGGCGGCTGATGTGGCCTGTGATGTTGCGCAAGCTATTCGGCCCGCGCAAAGTCCCCGAGAAATTCGCCGACTTTCCCAAAGCAATGGCTGTACGGCCAGCACAGATGCTTGCCAGTGCCGCAGAAGCGGCCTTGATGGTCCCGGCGGCTTTTGTCGCTGCGAAGACCTATAGTGAGCTCAGGATGCCCACGATCATCATCGGGGGTGAGGACGACCGTCTGATCGACATCGAAAAGCAATCGGTCAGGCTCCACGAAGAGATCAAGCAAAGCAAACTGCACCGGATCGCCGGCGTCGGTCATATGGTCCATCAATCTGCGACGCCCGATTTGATGGCGGCCATCGATGAAGCCGCTGCCGCGACATTGCACTAG
- a CDS encoding transglutaminase family protein → MQIRVGFEMIYDFPQVTPLIAMVGTHFTRASDVVVPDHLITSPSVPITPYRDSFGNWCSRMVAPRGRMRLTADGTVRDSGLPDVIVPSAAQHAVEDLPSDTLLYLLGSRYCETDRLSDIAWKLFEKTAPGWARVQAICDFVHHHIAFGYEHARATMTAWEVFNEQKGVCRDYAHLAIAFCRCMNIPARYCTGYLGDIGIPPPHAPGDFAGWFDAYLGGRWYTFDARNNTPRIGRVLIAQGRDAADVPIVHIFGPGELISFKVWTDELV, encoded by the coding sequence ATGCAGATCCGGGTCGGCTTCGAAATGATCTACGACTTCCCGCAAGTCACGCCATTGATCGCGATGGTCGGAACGCATTTCACGCGGGCATCCGATGTTGTCGTACCGGATCACCTCATCACTTCGCCTTCCGTTCCGATCACGCCTTACCGCGACAGCTTCGGGAACTGGTGCAGCCGGATGGTTGCGCCCCGCGGCCGCATGCGCCTTACTGCCGACGGAACGGTGCGCGACAGCGGCTTGCCCGATGTGATCGTGCCTTCAGCCGCGCAGCACGCGGTCGAGGATCTTCCATCGGACACCCTGCTCTATCTGCTCGGCAGCAGGTATTGCGAAACAGATCGGCTTTCCGACATCGCGTGGAAGCTGTTCGAGAAAACGGCGCCCGGCTGGGCGCGCGTCCAGGCGATCTGCGATTTCGTCCACCATCACATCGCGTTCGGATACGAGCACGCGCGGGCGACCATGACGGCGTGGGAGGTCTTCAATGAGCAGAAGGGCGTCTGTCGGGACTATGCGCATCTCGCCATCGCGTTCTGCCGCTGCATGAACATTCCAGCGCGCTACTGCACCGGCTATCTCGGCGACATCGGCATTCCGCCGCCGCATGCCCCCGGCGACTTTGCGGGTTGGTTCGATGCCTACCTTGGCGGCCGCTGGTACACCTTCGATGCACGCAACAACACCCCGCGCATCGGCCGTGTGCTGATCGCCCAAGGCCGCGATGCGGCGGATGTTCCGATTGTTCATATTTTCGGACCAGGCGAGCTCATCAGCTTCAAGGTGTGGACTGATGAACTGGTATGA
- a CDS encoding DUF1127 domain-containing protein, protein MTIISQTAGRSLRPSSTSGFFTTLAHAAYALFDRLERRTAVKTLNELDDRALRDIGITRSQIEDAVYGQFKSELTRYL, encoded by the coding sequence ATGACCATTATCTCGCAAACTGCCGGGCGGAGTTTACGCCCATCCTCGACGAGCGGATTTTTCACCACGCTCGCCCACGCCGCTTATGCGCTGTTCGATCGCCTCGAGCGCCGTACCGCCGTCAAGACGCTGAACGAGCTCGACGACCGCGCCCTGCGCGACATCGGGATCACGCGCAGCCAGATCGAGGACGCCGTCTACGGGCAGTTCAAGTCCGAGTTGACGCGGTATCTGTAA
- a CDS encoding PLP-dependent aminotransferase family protein produces the protein MSKFEYVKLADAIASDISNGTLRPGDRLPPQRNFAYDRGIAVSTASRVYTELLRRGLVVGEVGRGTFISGDIRREVEALSEPREARIDFEVNYPLLPQQWAMIAKSLAGLERVDALESALRVSTSTGTKSARNAAAAYLARKDFAPQAEQIVFTANGKQSLAAALAALVPTGGRCGVEALTYPYVKSIAARLGITLVPIPMDEYGARPDAIQKAHREAHLSALYLQPIIQNPLGVTMNATRRADIMRVAEKLDLTIIEDAVYGFLADDTPLAALGPDRCIVIDSLSKKVAPGLALGILVAPPQLRESVMSAVRTGGWIASGHALASGQRLMADGTVAELTRLKRIDASRRQQTAARLLAGYQLAADPRSYHLWLTLPPHWRSQTFVAAAARRGIALTPSSTFAIAHGHAPNAVRLALAPPTFEQLDSGLRTIVSLLGTKEEDFDSTE, from the coding sequence ATGTCCAAGTTCGAGTACGTGAAGCTTGCCGATGCCATTGCCTCGGATATCTCTAACGGCACGTTAAGGCCCGGCGATCGGCTGCCGCCGCAGCGCAATTTTGCCTATGATCGTGGCATCGCGGTCTCGACCGCGAGCCGGGTTTATACGGAGTTGCTCCGCCGTGGGCTCGTGGTCGGCGAGGTCGGCCGCGGTACTTTCATCTCCGGCGACATCAGGCGCGAGGTCGAGGCGCTGAGCGAGCCGCGCGAGGCGCGGATCGATTTCGAGGTCAATTACCCGCTATTGCCGCAGCAATGGGCGATGATCGCCAAGAGCCTTGCGGGACTGGAGCGCGTCGATGCGCTCGAATCAGCGCTGCGCGTCTCCACCAGCACCGGCACCAAGAGCGCGCGCAATGCGGCCGCCGCCTATCTCGCGCGCAAGGATTTCGCGCCGCAGGCCGAGCAGATCGTCTTCACGGCGAATGGCAAGCAATCGCTCGCGGCCGCGCTCGCGGCGCTCGTGCCCACCGGCGGCCGCTGCGGCGTCGAGGCGCTCACCTATCCCTACGTCAAGAGCATCGCGGCGCGGCTCGGCATCACGCTGGTCCCGATTCCGATGGACGAGTACGGCGCGCGGCCCGACGCCATTCAGAAGGCGCATCGCGAGGCGCATCTGTCGGCGCTGTATCTGCAGCCCATCATCCAGAACCCGCTCGGCGTCACCATGAACGCGACGCGGCGCGCCGACATCATGCGCGTCGCCGAAAAGCTCGACCTTACCATCATCGAGGACGCCGTGTACGGCTTCCTCGCCGACGACACGCCGCTGGCAGCTCTCGGGCCGGACCGCTGTATCGTGATCGACAGCCTGTCGAAGAAGGTCGCGCCGGGCCTTGCGCTCGGCATCCTCGTGGCGCCGCCGCAATTGCGCGAGAGCGTGATGAGCGCGGTCCGCACCGGCGGCTGGATCGCCTCCGGCCACGCGCTGGCGTCCGGGCAGCGGCTGATGGCCGACGGCACCGTCGCCGAGCTCACGCGCCTGAAACGCATCGACGCCTCGCGGCGTCAGCAGACCGCGGCACGGCTGCTCGCCGGCTACCAGCTCGCCGCCGACCCGCGCTCCTATCATCTGTGGCTGACGCTGCCGCCGCATTGGCGCTCGCAGACCTTTGTTGCCGCTGCGGCCCGGCGCGGCATTGCACTGACGCCGTCCTCCACCTTCGCCATCGCCCACGGTCATGCCCCGAACGCGGTGCGCCTCGCACTCGCCCCGCCCACCTTCGAACAGCTCGATTCCGGCCTGCGCACCATCGTGTCGCTGCTCGGCACCAAGGAAGAGGATTTCGACTCCACGGAGTAG
- a CDS encoding EAL domain-containing protein, producing the protein MYQVLYCLTEEHDLRLVALGGAVCLLASAAAISLFHRARATHGLERLAWIGLDAAVSGCGIWATHFIAMLAYGPGGAGAYNIPVTILSLIFAIAVTFVGLSIAVSSSRAAWVALGGAIVGTGVAAMHYTGMAALEIPARVGWIGSTVAISILSGIVFAALALFVAARRDDLFHALTATALLTVAIVAHHFTAMGAVLLTPDPTLAISGLSIPPASLSFLTASAAVAIIAIALVAALLDRRAKGELGAQQMVLDTALENMSQGLCMFDADGTIILFNERYAAMLRRTDIALTGRRLVDILRDEQAKGQWQGDADEFFARLVADAREGRTTTDVVNRFGRSIRVVNQPMHGGGWVATFEDITEWLEAQAKISHMARHDALTSLPNRVLFHEQLEQGLRRTRSGEQLAVLCLDLDHFKDINDSLGHPIGDALLKEVGRRLTAVVDESDTVARLGGDEFAVVQIGRSEETAARSLARRLVEVISAPYEIDDHQIVIGVSIGISLSPQDGSDPDELLKNADLALYRAKADGRGTYRFFETGMDARAQARRLLEMDLRAALQRGEFEPYYQPIRDVISGRVVAFEALLRWNHPHRGLIAPIDFIPLAEETGLIVQLGEFVLRSACIDAASWPDDVDVAVNLSPVQFKNPNLIASVTEALTASGLDARRLELEITESVLLQNSEATLTTLHELRGMGVRISLDDFGTGYSSLSYLRSFPFDKIKIDRSFVSELATREDSMAIIRAVTGLGRSLGIVTTAEGVENDAQLELLRREGCNQAQGYLFSKPRPASDVTIMLDRPRLLASA; encoded by the coding sequence ATGTATCAAGTTCTCTACTGTCTTACCGAGGAGCACGATCTGCGCCTCGTCGCGCTCGGCGGTGCGGTGTGCCTGCTCGCCAGCGCAGCGGCGATCAGCCTGTTCCATCGCGCGCGTGCGACGCACGGGCTCGAGCGTCTTGCCTGGATCGGCCTCGATGCTGCCGTCAGCGGCTGCGGCATCTGGGCGACGCATTTCATCGCGATGCTCGCCTATGGGCCGGGAGGCGCGGGCGCCTACAACATCCCGGTGACGATCCTGTCGCTGATCTTTGCGATCGCCGTGACCTTCGTGGGGCTGAGCATCGCCGTATCGTCCTCGCGCGCGGCGTGGGTCGCCCTTGGCGGCGCCATCGTCGGCACCGGTGTCGCGGCGATGCATTACACCGGGATGGCGGCGCTGGAGATACCCGCGCGGGTGGGCTGGATCGGAAGCACGGTTGCTATCTCGATCCTGTCCGGAATTGTCTTTGCGGCGCTTGCCCTGTTCGTGGCGGCGCGACGCGATGACCTCTTCCATGCGCTGACGGCGACGGCGCTGCTGACGGTCGCCATCGTGGCACATCATTTCACGGCCATGGGCGCGGTGCTGCTGACGCCGGATCCGACGCTCGCAATCAGCGGCCTGTCGATCCCGCCGGCCTCGCTGTCCTTTCTCACCGCCAGCGCCGCGGTCGCGATCATCGCGATCGCCCTCGTGGCGGCGCTGCTCGACCGCCGCGCCAAGGGCGAACTGGGGGCCCAGCAAATGGTGTTGGATACGGCGCTCGAGAACATGTCGCAGGGGCTGTGCATGTTCGACGCCGACGGCACGATCATCCTGTTCAACGAGCGCTATGCGGCGATGCTTCGCCGCACCGACATCGCGCTGACCGGCCGCCGGCTGGTCGACATCTTGCGGGATGAGCAGGCCAAGGGCCAGTGGCAGGGCGATGCCGATGAATTCTTCGCCCGCCTCGTCGCCGACGCGCGCGAGGGCCGCACCACGACCGACGTGGTCAACCGGTTCGGCCGCTCCATCCGGGTGGTCAACCAGCCGATGCACGGCGGCGGCTGGGTCGCGACCTTCGAGGACATCACCGAATGGCTGGAGGCGCAGGCCAAGATCTCGCACATGGCGCGCCATGATGCGCTGACCAGCCTGCCGAACCGCGTGCTGTTCCACGAGCAGCTCGAGCAGGGGCTGCGCCGGACAAGGTCGGGCGAGCAGCTCGCGGTGCTCTGTCTCGATCTCGACCACTTCAAGGACATCAACGACTCGCTCGGCCATCCCATCGGCGATGCGCTGCTGAAGGAGGTCGGCCGCAGGCTGACGGCCGTCGTCGACGAAAGCGACACCGTGGCGCGGCTGGGCGGCGACGAGTTCGCCGTGGTCCAGATCGGACGCTCCGAGGAAACCGCCGCGAGGTCGCTCGCCCGCCGTCTCGTCGAGGTCATCTCGGCACCGTACGAGATCGACGACCATCAGATCGTGATCGGCGTCTCGATCGGCATCTCGCTGTCGCCGCAGGACGGCAGCGACCCGGACGAATTGCTGAAGAATGCCGACCTCGCACTCTACCGCGCCAAGGCGGACGGCCGCGGCACCTATCGCTTCTTCGAGACCGGGATGGATGCCCGCGCGCAGGCGCGGCGGCTCCTGGAAATGGATCTGCGCGCGGCGCTGCAACGTGGCGAGTTCGAGCCGTACTACCAGCCGATCCGCGACGTCATCAGCGGTCGCGTCGTCGCTTTCGAGGCGCTGCTGCGCTGGAACCATCCGCACCGCGGCCTGATCGCACCCATCGACTTCATCCCGCTGGCCGAGGAGACCGGACTGATCGTCCAGCTCGGCGAATTCGTGCTGCGCTCCGCCTGCATCGACGCGGCGAGCTGGCCTGACGACGTCGACGTCGCCGTCAATCTGTCGCCGGTGCAGTTCAAGAATCCGAACCTGATCGCGTCCGTGACCGAGGCGCTGACCGCTTCGGGGCTCGATGCGCGACGCCTCGAGCTCGAGATCACCGAATCGGTGCTGCTGCAGAACAGCGAGGCGACGTTGACCACCCTGCACGAGCTGCGCGGCATGGGGGTGCGGATCTCGCTCGACGATTTCGGCACCGGCTATTCGTCGCTCAGCTATCTGCGCAGCTTCCCGTTCGACAAGATCAAGATCGACCGCTCGTTCGTGTCGGAGCTGGCGACGCGCGAGGATTCCATGGCGATCATCCGCGCCGTGACCGGCCTCGGCCGCAGCCTCGGCATCGTCACCACCGCGGAAGGCGTCGAGAATGATGCGCAGCTCGAGCTGCTCAGGCGCGAGGGCTGCAATCAGGCGCAGGGCTATCTGTTCAGCAAGCCGCGGCCGGCCTCCGACGTGACGATCATGCTGGACCGCCCGCGGCTGTTGGCGTCGGCGTGA
- a CDS encoding ferritin-like domain-containing protein — translation MGLFTKDIKTMNDLFVHQLQDIYYAEQQLTKALPKMASKATDPQLKQGFLTHLEETKEHVKRLEEVFKMHGVPVKAVDCPAIDGIIEEADETAGEVADKAVLDAALINAAQAAEHYEIVRYGSLIAWAKQLGRNDCASVLAKTLEEEKATDKKLTTLAESKVNLRAAS, via the coding sequence ATGGGACTGTTCACAAAAGACATCAAGACCATGAATGACCTGTTCGTGCACCAGCTTCAGGACATCTATTACGCCGAGCAGCAATTGACCAAGGCGCTGCCGAAGATGGCGAGCAAGGCCACGGATCCACAGCTGAAACAGGGCTTTTTGACGCACCTCGAGGAGACCAAGGAGCACGTCAAGCGGCTCGAGGAAGTGTTCAAGATGCATGGCGTCCCCGTGAAGGCGGTCGACTGTCCGGCGATCGACGGCATCATCGAGGAAGCCGACGAGACCGCCGGCGAAGTCGCCGACAAGGCGGTGCTCGATGCCGCGCTGATCAACGCGGCACAGGCCGCCGAACATTACGAGATCGTGCGCTACGGCAGCCTGATCGCCTGGGCCAAGCAGCTCGGCCGCAACGATTGCGCCAGCGTGCTCGCCAAGACGCTCGAGGAGGAAAAGGCGACCGACAAGAAGCTGACGACGCTCGCCGAGAGCAAGGTGAATTTGCGCGCGGCGAGCTGA
- a CDS encoding YbhN family protein produces the protein MHGLLPALKRGFKRWIGWRRLGVAASIFIIAFAITTLVRTLKGIDTGVILTALTEIPRGSIGLAAICVFFAFCTLTFYDFFALRTIGKKHVPYRIAALSSFTSYSIGHNIGATVFTGGAIRFRIYSDYGLNAIDVAKICFLSGLTFWLGNIFVLSIGMAIHPDAASSMDQLPSSINRLIALGGLASIGAYLVWLCMGEKRRELGQKGWKVVLPSAPLTLVQILIGVVDLGFCATAMYLLMPANPPIDFMSLAVVFILATLLGFASHAPGSIGVFDAAMLLALPEFGREQLLATLLVFRILYFVIPFGLAISIMGTRELWMNVVEPWQERRRLAEACAQANLPKEVTPMERERLLRQANKR, from the coding sequence ATGCACGGACTGCTGCCCGCGCTGAAACGCGGCTTCAAGAGATGGATCGGCTGGCGACGCCTTGGCGTTGCCGCGAGCATCTTCATCATCGCTTTCGCGATCACCACGCTGGTGCGGACCCTCAAGGGCATCGATACCGGGGTCATCCTGACTGCGTTAACCGAGATCCCCCGCGGGAGCATCGGGCTGGCGGCGATCTGCGTGTTTTTCGCGTTCTGTACGCTGACCTTCTACGATTTTTTTGCACTGCGAACGATCGGCAAGAAGCACGTGCCCTATCGCATCGCGGCGCTCTCCAGCTTCACGTCCTATTCGATCGGCCACAACATCGGCGCCACCGTGTTCACCGGGGGCGCGATCCGCTTCCGGATCTATTCGGACTACGGCTTGAACGCGATCGACGTCGCCAAGATCTGCTTCCTGTCGGGCCTGACCTTCTGGCTAGGTAACATCTTCGTGCTCTCGATCGGCATGGCGATCCATCCGGATGCGGCGTCCTCGATGGATCAGCTGCCGTCGTCGATCAACCGGCTGATCGCGCTTGGCGGCCTCGCCTCGATCGGCGCCTATCTGGTCTGGCTCTGCATGGGCGAGAAGCGACGCGAGCTCGGCCAGAAGGGCTGGAAGGTGGTGCTGCCTTCCGCGCCGCTGACCCTGGTGCAGATCCTGATCGGGGTGGTCGATCTCGGCTTCTGCGCCACGGCGATGTACCTCCTGATGCCGGCCAACCCGCCGATCGACTTCATGTCGCTCGCCGTGGTGTTCATCCTGGCGACGCTGCTCGGCTTCGCCAGCCATGCGCCCGGCTCGATCGGGGTGTTCGACGCCGCCATGCTGCTGGCGCTGCCCGAATTCGGCCGCGAGCAGCTCCTGGCGACGCTCCTGGTGTTTCGCATTCTCTATTTCGTGATCCCGTTCGGCCTTGCCATCTCCATCATGGGCACCCGCGAGCTCTGGATGAACGTGGTGGAGCCCTGGCAGGAGCGGCGGCGGCTGGCGGAGGCCTGTGCCCAGGCCAATCTGCCCAAGGAGGTGACGCCCATGGAGCGCGAGCGGTTGCTGCGGCAGGCCAATAAGCGCTGA